The sequence GGTGAGAACGCCGCCTTCGCCACCAACGCCTCGGGCAACTCGGTCACCTACGCCCCGACCCTCCCCACCGCCGGCGAATACGAAGTGTACACCCGCTGGATCGGTGACTGGGGCGGCCAGAATCACTCGGGCCATGCCAACGCCGTGACCTACACCGTCACCGATCTGGCCGGCAGCACTGACATCACCGTCGACCAAGATAACTATTCCGATGGCTGGTTCAGCCTCGGCACCTACACCTTCGCCGAGGGCACCGCACCCATCGTCACTCTCGCCGGCGATGACAGCAACACCCGCGTCATCAACACCGATGGCATCATGCTCGTGCGGCGTAGCGGCCCCGTCGCCACCGATGCAAGCTTCAACTTCCGCTTCGACCAGAGCGTCGCGGTGCAGTTCGACGAAGACCCGACAGACGTCGTCGATCCGAGCGACGTGACCGTCGTCGCGCTAGGCGGCGGATCGGCCCCGCAGCCGAGCGCCGTCCGGTTCGACCAGCGGACCCGCGAAGCGACCTTCGACTTCGACACGCTGCTGCCCAACGGAAACTACGTCGCGACGTTCAACGGTTCCTTCGGCACGGCATCGACGAACTTCTTCGTGCTTGCCGGCGACGCGAACCGTGACCGCGACGTGAACATCCTCGACTTCCTCGTTCTACGAAACAACTTCAACCGCGACGACAACCCCGGCTTCGACAACGCCGACTTCAACTACGACGGCCAAGTCGACATCCTCGACTTCCTCGTTCTTCGCGCCAACTTTAACCAAACGGTACCCGCCGGGCCCGCCGCACTCTTCGCCGATGGCGACGGGCCATTGCGCGGCAGCGGCGGGCGTGTCGCGGACGACATCCTCAAGTGATTTTCCTCGCATCCGTCACAGCCACCTTGGTATGCTCCGGAGAGATGATGCAAGTCTTACGCACCGTGATCGCTGTATGTGCCACAAGTCTGTTTCTGAACACGGTTGCCGCAGCGCCCGTGGGGATCGAGCAAGCCGCGCCCGGCGAGATTGATCTGGTCATCGACGTGGACACCGGCGAAGCCCTGCTGATCGGCAACGACGCCACGCCTGCTTTGCTTTCCTCGTACCAAATCGACAGTCCGAACCTTCAGCTTTCCTCGGACGGTTTTATCTCCCTTGCCAGCCAGTTTTCGGGCTGGGTCGACGTGTCCAACCCGCCGGGCCGGATCGCGGAAATCGACGCGGGAAGCCTCGGCTCCACGGACCCCGATGACCTGATCAGCATCGATGGCGTGCCGATCTCGCTGGGCATCATCTTCACCGGCACGACCGTCGCCGAGGCGGAAACGTTGACCTTCCTCTACGGGGATCTTGGCGAGGACGGGATCATCGGCAACGTCGTCGCCCTGAGCACGCCGATCCCGGAACCGCTTGCCGCGCTGGGCATCGGCTCGGGACTCGCGCTTATTGCCCTGCGTCGCACACGCTGAAGATGCGGTAGCATCCTGCCATGTTTGCAACGCTCCTCGCGTCGGCGCTCCTGGCATTCATCGGCCAAGCTCCAGCCGAAACCGGGTCACGAGACGTGACCTTCGAGAACCGCGCGCCATCGTCGGAGCCGACCGAGTTGGTCCGGCGTTTCGCGTGGCCCGGGCAATGGCGGACGCAGCAGCAATATGAGCTCGCCAACGAACGCTTCCATTTACGCGTGCCCGACACCCGCGAGCCGAACGGCGAACCGTTCGGCTTGCTGGTGTGGATCTCACCCACGCCGGACGGACGCGTCCCGCCCAACTACGAAGCGGCACTCGACAAGCACCGCTTGATCTGGGTCAGCGCCCACAACACCGGCAACGACCGCAACCTGATGCAGCGGCTCGGGCTTGCGCTCGACGCGGCCTACAACGTTCCGTTCCAATACGACATCGACCCGGAACGCGTGTATGTCGCCGGCCTCTCCGGCGGCGGTCGATGTGCAAGCCATCTCGGCGTGAACTACTCGGACATCTTCCGCGGTGCCCTGCCGATCATCGGCTGCAACTTCTATCGCGAAGTCGAGCCGCCATCCCGACCGGGCAAGCTATGGCGCGCGTTTCATGCCCCGACACCCGGCATGAAGAAGCTCGCCGCCATGCAGCCGCTCGTCATCGTCACCGGCAGCGGCGACGGCAACCGCGAGCAATGCCACACCTACGCCCAAGCTTACGAGGCCGACGGCTTCACGGCGGTGACGTACATCGAGGTTCAGGGCATGGGTCATACCTACCCGCCGGCCGAAACGTTCGACAAGGCGCTCGGTCATCTCGACGAACGCGACGGACCGGACGAAGCAACACTCAAGCGCCACGACCTCGCCGACCGCCGGCTCGACGACGCACTGGCCGATCTCGAGGACAAACCGTTGGTCGGCAAACGGAAGCTACGCGGCTTGGCCCGCAGCATGCCAGACACGCCGGCCGGCCGACGTGCCCGATTCATAGCCGACCGACTCGATGTCGGCTTGCCGATCGAGCAAGACTAGCGCGTCGCGGCTTTGCGGGGACCACGCCGCTTCGCCTTGCCGGCTTGGCCGCGGTGGTGCGGTTTCTTCGGACCCTTTTTCTTCGGCGCCTTGCCGGTTCCGGCGCCGCCGCCGGCGAGATGCTCGAGCGGATGAGACGCACGTGGAGCCTTCGCGGCCTTCGGCTTGCCGCTCGGACCTTGCGGCTTCATCGGAACGCGCTGCTTGCCGTCGGTGTACGGGTGCCGGCTGTCGACCTCGATCTCCCGACCCAAGAGCTTTTGGATCGCCTTCAGGTGCTCACGTTCCTCGGCGTTGCAAAAGCTCAACGCCTTGCCATACGCCCCGGCCCGACCGGTTCGGCCGATGCGGTGGACGTACGTCTCGGGTTCGTGGGTCAGGTCGTAGTTGATCACGTGCGTAACGCCGTCGACATCGATACCGCGAGCGGCGACATCGGTCGCGACCAGCAACGGCACTTTGCCGGCCTTGAACGTGTCAAGGGCGCGCTGACGCTGGTTCTGGTTCTTGTTGCCGTGGATGGAAACGGCGTGATGGCCACGCTGTTTGAGTTGGCGGACGATGCGCTCAGCCCCGTGTTTCGTTCGGCTGAAGACGATCCCGCACTTCACGCCATACTGCTTGACGACGTGCGCGAGTAAATCAGGCTTGTCCTCCTTTTTGACGAAGAAGATCGACTGATCGATCTGGTCGGCCGCGACCTCCTCGCCTTTCACTTCGATCCGCTCTGGGCTATTCATCAGCTCGGCGACGAGTTTCTTGATCGTCGGCGGCACGGTCGCGCTGAACATCAGCGTCTGCCGCTTGGCCGG comes from Planctomycetota bacterium and encodes:
- a CDS encoding PHB depolymerase family esterase, producing MFATLLASALLAFIGQAPAETGSRDVTFENRAPSSEPTELVRRFAWPGQWRTQQQYELANERFHLRVPDTREPNGEPFGLLVWISPTPDGRVPPNYEAALDKHRLIWVSAHNTGNDRNLMQRLGLALDAAYNVPFQYDIDPERVYVAGLSGGGRCASHLGVNYSDIFRGALPIIGCNFYREVEPPSRPGKLWRAFHAPTPGMKKLAAMQPLVIVTGSGDGNREQCHTYAQAYEADGFTAVTYIEVQGMGHTYPPAETFDKALGHLDERDGPDEATLKRHDLADRRLDDALADLEDKPLVGKRKLRGLARSMPDTPAGRRARFIADRLDVGLPIEQD
- a CDS encoding DEAD/DEAH box helicase; its protein translation is MSNITFRELRLDQTLLTNVDAEGYTRATPIQAEAIPRVLSGRDVLASAPTGTGKTAAFTLPMLQRLGKAKGPRKIRGLVLCPTRELATQIANSLSAYGHGFGLRHVVLYGGVNQHKQTRALKAGVDIVIATPGRLMDLIDQGFVKLHDVKMFVLDEADRMLDMGFIPAVRKIASYIPAKRQTLMFSATVPPTIKKLVAELMNSPERIEVKGEEVAADQIDQSIFFVKKEDKPDLLAHVVKQYGVKCGIVFSRTKHGAERIVRQLKQRGHHAVSIHGNKNQNQRQRALDTFKAGKVPLLVATDVAARGIDVDGVTHVINYDLTHEPETYVHRIGRTGRAGAYGKALSFCNAEEREHLKAIQKLLGREIEVDSRHPYTDGKQRVPMKPQGPSGKPKAAKAPRASHPLEHLAGGGAGTGKAPKKKGPKKPHHRGQAGKAKRRGPRKAATR